The following DNA comes from Pseudomonas triticicola.
TGCAGCTTATTTCGACCTCAGGAGAAATATCATGACTATCAAAGCCATCAACGTGCGCAACCAGTTCAAAGGCTCGATCAAGGAAATCGTCCTCGGCGACGTGCTGTCGGAAATCGACGTGCAGACCGCTTCGGGCATCGTCACTTCGGTGATCACTACCCGCTCTGTGAAAGAGCTGGAGCTGGTGGTCGGCAGTGAGGTAATCGCCTTTGTGAAATCCACCGAGGTGTCGATCGCCAAGTTGTAAGTCGGTGAGCAAAAAACAACCCCGGAGGGTGTGAGCCCTGCGGGGTTTTTTGTGCCTGTCGCGGATTCGGCGGCGCGGCTTTCGCGAGCAGGCTCGCTCCCACAGGGGAACGCATTTCAAATGTGGGAGCGAGCCTGCTCGCGAAAGGGCCGGCGCATGCGCTAGAGATTTCTTTTGGGTAAATATGGCGGCAGATACAACCCGATATAGGCATCAAACACGCGCATCCCTTCCTCAGCCATGCGCGGGGTGATCTGCCCGTGCTGCTGCACCGAACGCGCATACACGCGGTCGCCGAGCTCCATCGCCAGGGCAAACACATCGACATCGTCCGGCAGCCTTGGCAACTCGAAATGCTGGTCGAACAGCTTGTGCATCAGGTCGCCCAGTTCCAGATCGTGCTGGCGGTCGGCCTGGGTCACTTCGGTCAGGCCGTGTTGCGCCAGGATCAATTGCCGTGCGGCTGCATCCTGGTCGTAGATCTCGAGCATGCGCTGTTCGACCAGTCGCGACAGGTCTCGCCAGTCACGTAACGCGTCGTGATCGATCGGCGCTTGCAGGCAGGCGCGGAAGGCTGCGTGGACATCGGCGGTCAGGGCTTCAAGCAGCGCCGGGACGCTGGCGAAGAAGTGATACACGGAGGAGGGCGGAATCTGCGCGCGCTCGGCGACGCTGTAGATCGACAGACTGGCCACGCCCTCGGCCGCCAGCAGCGTGCGCGCGGCATCGAGGATCGAATCGATCCGCGCCTGACTGCGGGCACGGGGTTTGCGGACGGTGGCGGGTCGCGTCATGGAAGTCTCCTGCGGGGCAGCGGGCATTGTACGAGGCGGTTCAGGTGTTGTCTGCCAGTACCCTGTGGCGAGGGGATTTGTGTTCGGCCATAAAAAACGCCGCTGGCTGAATCAGCCAACGGCGTTTTTTTGAAGCTGCAAACCATTTAAACGGTATGCAGATACCAGTTGTACTCAAGGTCGGAGATGGAG
Coding sequences within:
- a CDS encoding TOBE domain-containing protein, with protein sequence MTIKAINVRNQFKGSIKEIVLGDVLSEIDVQTASGIVTSVITTRSVKELELVVGSEVIAFVKSTEVSIAKL
- a CDS encoding TetR/AcrR family transcriptional regulator — its product is MTRPATVRKPRARSQARIDSILDAARTLLAAEGVASLSIYSVAERAQIPPSSVYHFFASVPALLEALTADVHAAFRACLQAPIDHDALRDWRDLSRLVEQRMLEIYDQDAAARQLILAQHGLTEVTQADRQHDLELGDLMHKLFDQHFELPRLPDDVDVFALAMELGDRVYARSVQQHGQITPRMAEEGMRVFDAYIGLYLPPYLPKRNL